In Panthera tigris isolate Pti1 chromosome C1, P.tigris_Pti1_mat1.1, whole genome shotgun sequence, the following proteins share a genomic window:
- the ANKRD35 gene encoding ankyrin repeat domain-containing protein 35 yields MSLFCCLSSFFPFSTPTPPPLFAQFVALDQVEKWNRRDQKLLEAVQRGDVGRVASLASRKSARPTKLNSSGQSSFHLAASKGLTECLTILLANGADINSKNEDGSTALHLATISCQPQCVKVLLQHGANEDAVDAENRSPLHWAASSGCASSVLLLCDHEAFLNVPDNDGRTPLMIASLGGHAAICSQLLQRGAQVNVTDKDAKSALILACEKGSAEVAELLLSHGADAGAVDNEGHDALHYAVRSEDRELWRLLRQALLRQGRQGGQGLAQHPDLTSQASPSESLVGSTPQSPWRAEPEEEEEEDPCPDEWRRKYEEEQRKVSQLEQELVRKTEESEARAAACLGLENGIREQVQELGLLLSPQPGTPGGQGSSLRPGGDGMEQGCPLDLLAERIQELKKQQQAAAAAAAKRALASKKAEDSVSGEVPYEAHGGAQPEEQGPPQSPRSETIGKATGQQLTTSGGQALGPDHTDKPRAGQKEGPPAPGAEPAGMAAAPVGPGDVNQLLLQLREEVAAVWREKDAARGALSRQVLEGALGTPRAEAAAAAWEKMEARLEQVLVRLDRAKAGLPMSPEAAARPREGALHAGPETTPEENEGGRPGAPGARGEPLGAPSRGQVPGGGPAKGRLEKEVAALRLSNSNLLGELGQLGQEKQRLQGEPQSLSQCLQRDFVLKPEAQDQLRQLRRSVGLLTDELAAEKEATEQLRQRLASQSSGLRGLWDDLPPDVVGRGVAGRTAAEPLEELRACIRALADGHREAQASLARLEQENRRLRGSPGPRGEPPGTFSQGPVSPQVAALEQDLGKLEEELRAVQATMSGKSQEIGTLKKLLYQATEEVAELRAREAASLRQHEKTRGSLVAQAQAWGQELKALLEKYNTACREMGRLREAAAEERRRSGDLAARAAEQERQAAELRGRSQQFEKTAEVLRDKVEHLIGACRDKEAKIKELLKKLEQLSEEVLAVRGENARLALQLQDSQKNHEEIISAYRKHLLNAAQGYMEQDVYNILLRILSIQEE; encoded by the exons ATGTCTCTCTTCTGTTGCCTgtcatccttctttcctttttccactcCAACCCCACCCCCTTTGTTCGCACAATTTGTGGCCCTGGACCAGGTGGAGAAATGGAACCGCCGCGACCAGAAGCTGCTGGAGGCAGTGCAGCGGGGGGATGTGGGACGCGTGGCCTCCCTGGCCTCGAGGAAGTCGGCCCGACCCACCAAGCTGAACTCGAGCGGCCAGTCCTC GTTTCATCTGGCAGCCTCCAAAGGCCTGACAGAATGTCTGACTATCTTACTGGCAAATGGAGCTGACATCAACAGCAAAAACGAGGATG gaaGCACTGCCCTGCATTTGGCCACCATCTCCTGCCAGCCACAATGTGTCAAAGTCCTGCTGCAG CATGGTGCCAACGAAGATGCTGTGGATGCAGAAAATCGTAGTCCGCTGCACTGGGCAG cctcctctggcTGTGCCTCAAGTGTTCTCCTGCTGTGTGACCACGAAGCCTTCCTGAACGTCCCAGATAAT GACGGACGTACACCCCTGATGATCGCATCGCTGGGTGGCCATGCAGCTATCTGCTCACAGCTACTGCAGAGAGGTGCCCAGGTTAATGTCACGGACAAGGATGCCAA GTCGGCTCTGATCCTGGCCTGTGAGAAAGGCAGCGCGGAGGTGGCCGAGCTTCTCCTGAGCCACGGGGCAGACGCAGGGGCGGTGGACAACGAGGGGCACGACGCTCTGCATTATGCTGTACGCTCAGAGGACAGGGAGCTGTGGAGGCTGCTCCGGCAGGCCCTGCTCCGGCAGGGGCGGCAGGGAG GTCAGGGGCTTGCTCAACATCCAGATCTTACATCCCAG GCCTCCCCATCAGAGTCTCTGGTGGGTTCTACACCCCAGAGCCCGTGGAGAGCGGAGCccgaggaagaggaggaggaagacccATGCCCGGATGAGTGGAGGCGGAAGTatgaagaggagcagaggaaggttTCTCAGCTGGAGCAGGAGCTGGTGCGAAAGACGGAAGAGAGCGAGGCTCGAGCTGCAGCCTGCCTGGGCCTGGAGAACGGGATTCGAGAGCAGGTGCAGGAGCTGGGGCTTCTCCTATCACCACAGCCTGGgactccaggagggcagggctctAGTCTGCGGCCTGGAGGAGATGGCATGGAGCAGGGTTGTCCCTTGGACCTTCTGGCCGAGCGCATTCAAGAActaaagaagcagcagcaggcagCAGCTGCAGCTGCAGCCAAACGGGCGTTAGCTTCTAAGAAGGCGGAGGATTCGGTCTCGGGGGAGGTCCCGTATGAAGCCCATGGAGGGGCCCAACCGGAAGAACAGGGgccaccccagagccccaggTCTGAGACCATTGGGAAAGCCACAGGACAGCAGCTGACCACCAGCGGTGGACAGGCCCTTGGCCCTGATCACACCGACAAGCCACGTGCTGGCCAGAAAGAGGGGCCCCCGGCTCCAGGGGCTGAACCAGCAGGCATGGCGGCTGCACCAGTGGGCCCCGGAGACGTGAACCAGCTCCTGCTACAACTGAGGGAGGAGGTGGCCGCGGTGTGGCGAGAAAAGGATGCCGCCCGAGGGGCTTTGTCAAGGCAGGTCCTGGAGGGAGCTCTGGGGACACCCCGGGCAGAGGCTGCGGCGGCCGCCTGGGAGAAGATGGAGGCCAGGCTGGAGCAGGTGCTGGTGAGGCTGGACAGGGCCAAGGCGGGATTACCCATGAGCCCTGAGGCCGCTGCCCGGCCCAGAGAGGGAGCCCTGCACGCGGGCCCAGAGACCACCCCCGAAGAGAATGAAGGGGGGcggccaggggctcctggggctcGCGGAGAGCCTCTAGGGGCCCCCTCAAGGGGACAGGTGCCTGGAGGAGGTCCGGCCAAGGGACGGTTGGAGAAGGAGGTGGCGGCCCTGCGGCTGAGCAACAGTAACCTGCTGGGGGAGCTGGGGCAGCTGGGGCAGGAGAAGCAGCGGCTGCAGGGGGAGCCGCAGTCCCTGAGCCAGTGTCTGCAGCGGGATTTCGTCCTCAAGCCGGAGGCACAGGACCAGCTGCGGCAGTTGCGGCGCAGCGTGGGGCTGCTGACAGATGAACTGGCCGCGGAGAAGGAGGCCACCGAGCAGCTGCGGCAGCGCCTGGCCTCCCAGAGCAGTGGCCTCCGCGGGCTGTGGGACGACCTGCCGCCGGACGTGGTGGGCAGGGGCGTCGCGGGGCGCACGGCGGCCGAACCTCTGGAGGAGCTGCGGGCCTGCATCCGCGCCCTGGCCGACGGGCACCGGGAGGCCCAAGCCTCGCTGGCCCGGCTGGAGCAGGAAAACCGGCGGCTGCGCGGGTCCCCTGGCCCCCGCGGGGAGCCACCCGGCACCTTCTCACAGGGCCCAGTCTCCCCCCAGGTGGCCGCTCTGGAGCAGGACCTGGGGAAGCTGGAGGAGGAGCTGCGGGCCGTCCAGGCCACGATGAGTGGGAAGAGCCAGGAGATTGGGACGCTGAAGAAGCTGCTGTACCAGGCCACCGAGGAGGTGGCCGAGCTGCGGGCCCGTGAGGCCGCCAGCCTGCGGCAGCACGAGAAAACGCGGGGCTCGCTGGTGGCCCAGGCCCAGGCTTGGGGCCAGGAGCTGAAGGCCCTCCTGGAGAAGTATAACACGGCGTGCCGGGAGATGGGCCGGCTGCGCGAGGCCGCGGCCGAGGAGCGGCGCCGCAGCGGGGACCTGGCGGCACGGGCCGCGGAGCAGGAGCGCCAGGCCGCCGAGCTGCGCGGCCGCTCCCAGCAGTTTGAGAAGACGGCCGAGGTGCTCAGGGACAAGGTGGAGCATCTCATCGGGGCCTGCCGGGACAAGGAGGCCAAG aTCAAAGAATTGTTGAAGAAGCTGGAACAGCTTTCAGAGGAGGTCTTGGCAGTGCGGGGAGAAAACGCTCGCCTTGCCCTGCAGCTACAG GATTCCCAGAAGAACCATGAAGAGATCATCTCCGCCTATAGGAAGCACCTGCTGAATGCCGCTCAG GGTTACATGGAACAAGATGTGTATAATATTCTGCTGCGAATCCTCAGCATACAGGAAGAGTGA